The following coding sequences lie in one Treponema socranskii subsp. buccale genomic window:
- a CDS encoding PP2C family protein-serine/threonine phosphatase translates to MYKTRKRLIFLSVNAAILILFIGISTMLLPSRIKEYSFFLLISIPSVIFVLLLIGGEFVRSVLDARLHRKIFEKGETRYLTRFINRLRFCYSLDDLYKVFADILEREAGCSVLFIDREKNYILYNSPDRLTSSQSVRDTLERNFPLSWPEGFYLIDDSFGIISHSKDARGFFFVCGKQHLFIFCRYTKLFDADAFRQFYEEFSRFQSRSRTIASLTEISDLTKEWQLLADTQRSFLPQKMPSIRKLKLAAYYKPLINVSGDYYSVLQIDKNKTLLLLGDVSGKGLAAALIMGLVVNTLKIIDDKENLEAVIREIDRAIKNMKLQDKYTVLFIGIIDTDKMTLRYINASMSDPLVLSRAPDGYKIKSLASNASLVGIIDLGDITVEERRLYRGDMLLIASDGLSEIMDSNGIQLGSSDIFQDTLRTSADKMPEEFIDDIVRLIPEYNGGARLHDDVTMMAAKVG, encoded by the coding sequence ATGTATAAAACGCGCAAGCGGCTGATTTTTCTTTCGGTCAATGCCGCCATTTTAATCCTCTTTATCGGTATTTCGACGATGCTCCTGCCCTCTCGGATAAAAGAGTATTCGTTTTTTTTGCTTATATCCATTCCCTCGGTTATCTTCGTTCTTTTGCTGATCGGCGGAGAGTTCGTGCGTTCCGTGCTCGACGCAAGACTCCATCGCAAGATTTTCGAAAAGGGCGAAACGCGCTATTTGACACGCTTTATCAACAGGCTGCGTTTTTGTTATTCGCTCGACGATCTCTATAAGGTTTTTGCCGATATTCTGGAAAGAGAAGCGGGTTGTTCCGTACTCTTTATCGACAGAGAAAAAAATTATATTTTGTACAACAGCCCCGACCGTTTGACATCTTCTCAATCGGTGCGCGATACGCTCGAACGCAATTTTCCGCTTTCGTGGCCGGAAGGTTTCTACCTTATCGACGATTCGTTCGGTATCATATCGCATTCCAAAGATGCGCGCGGTTTTTTCTTCGTATGCGGCAAACAGCATCTTTTTATTTTTTGCCGGTACACGAAACTCTTCGACGCGGACGCTTTCCGGCAGTTTTATGAAGAGTTTTCGCGCTTTCAGTCGCGTTCCCGTACGATTGCAAGCCTTACCGAAATTTCCGATCTGACAAAGGAATGGCAGCTGCTTGCGGATACGCAGCGTTCGTTCCTTCCTCAAAAAATGCCTTCGATCCGAAAGCTCAAACTCGCCGCGTATTACAAACCGCTCATAAACGTGTCGGGCGATTATTATTCCGTTTTGCAAATCGATAAAAACAAAACGCTCCTTCTCCTCGGCGACGTTTCCGGAAAAGGTCTTGCCGCGGCGCTCATCATGGGACTCGTCGTCAATACGCTGAAAATTATCGACGATAAAGAAAACCTTGAAGCCGTTATCCGCGAAATTGACCGCGCTATAAAAAATATGAAGCTCCAGGATAAATACACGGTATTGTTTATCGGCATCATCGATACCGATAAAATGACGCTGCGCTATATCAACGCATCCATGTCCGACCCGCTCGTTCTTTCGCGTGCGCCCGACGGCTATAAAATAAAATCGCTCGCATCGAATGCGAGTCTCGTCGGCATCATCGATTTGGGCGATATCACCGTCGAAGAGCGAAGGCTTTACCGCGGCGATATGCTCCTTATCGCTTCCGACGGTTTGTCGGAGATCATGGATTCGAACGGTATTCAGCTCGGAAGCAGCGATATTTTTCAAGACACGCTTCGCACAAGCGCCGACAAAATGCCTGAGGAATTTATCGACGATATCGTGCGCCTTATCCCCGAATACAACGGCGGTGCGCGTCTCCATGACGACGTCACGATGATGGCTGCGAAGGTAGGCTGA
- a CDS encoding DUF937 domain-containing protein has protein sequence MDASSILTTLLGSSSVSNIGKLCDTDSGTVSTVLAQALPALLKGADKQASDKESAKGFASALAEHAGVSTANLGAFMKNVDLDDGAKIIKHLLGSSAASTTKSIAKTADTDTGTVSAILAAAAPLLMSLLGKTAGNNTSGDALSALIGGVMKNVNVGDVLGGLLGVSGAKTRGSTKKSGTSGTAKLAGNLLKGLLK, from the coding sequence ATGGATGCATCATCGATATTGACGACATTGTTGGGTTCATCGAGCGTTTCGAACATCGGTAAACTCTGTGACACCGACAGCGGTACGGTGAGTACGGTTCTCGCCCAAGCGCTTCCGGCGCTTTTAAAAGGTGCCGACAAACAGGCTTCTGATAAAGAATCCGCAAAAGGTTTCGCTTCCGCGCTCGCAGAACATGCCGGCGTGAGTACGGCGAATCTCGGTGCTTTTATGAAAAACGTCGATTTGGACGACGGTGCGAAGATCATCAAGCACTTGCTCGGATCGAGTGCCGCTTCGACGACGAAATCGATTGCAAAAACGGCGGATACCGATACCGGTACCGTATCGGCGATCCTTGCCGCCGCAGCTCCGCTTTTGATGAGCCTTCTCGGAAAAACCGCCGGAAACAATACTTCCGGAGATGCGCTTTCGGCTTTGATAGGCGGCGTTATGAAAAACGTAAATGTCGGCGACGTGCTCGGAGGACTTTTAGGCGTATCGGGTGCGAAAACGCGGGGAAGCACAAAAAAATCCGGCACATCCGGCACTGCGAAGCTCGCAGGCAATTTACTCAAGGGATTGTTAAAATAA
- a CDS encoding sugar kinase, whose amino-acid sequence MSKVITFGEIMLRLAPEGYKRFVQADKFDVVYGGAESNVAVSLANFDVPVSFVTKLPAHEMGDAALNELRKFGVDTKLIARGGERLGIYYAEKGASQRGSFVIYDRAGSSFQTASPEDFDWEAIFDGATWFHFTGITPALGDNVAAICLEACKKAKAKNITVSCDLNFRKKLWTSEKAGKVMAELMEYIDVCIANEEDAEKVFGISAKNTDVTGGKLDKKGYEDVAKQLADRFHLRQVAITLRTSLSASDNKWAALLYDGKNYYYSKEYLIRIVDRVGGGDSFGAGLIYGNVKGFDPQKTVDFAVAASCLKQTIEGDFNHISVGEAEKLMGGDASGRVSR is encoded by the coding sequence ATGTCTAAGGTAATCACGTTCGGAGAAATCATGCTGCGCCTCGCGCCGGAAGGCTACAAGCGTTTCGTACAGGCGGATAAATTCGACGTCGTATACGGGGGCGCGGAATCGAACGTCGCCGTTTCTTTGGCAAATTTCGATGTGCCGGTTTCGTTCGTCACAAAGCTTCCTGCACACGAGATGGGAGACGCGGCGCTCAACGAACTGCGAAAATTCGGCGTCGATACGAAATTGATTGCGCGCGGCGGAGAGCGGCTCGGCATTTATTACGCGGAAAAAGGCGCAAGCCAGCGCGGCTCTTTTGTCATCTACGACAGAGCGGGTTCTTCTTTTCAAACGGCATCGCCTGAGGACTTCGATTGGGAGGCGATATTCGACGGCGCAACGTGGTTTCACTTTACCGGCATAACGCCCGCGCTCGGAGACAATGTCGCGGCAATCTGTCTCGAAGCGTGCAAAAAAGCGAAAGCCAAAAACATCACGGTGAGCTGCGATTTGAATTTCCGCAAAAAATTGTGGACTTCGGAAAAAGCGGGCAAAGTCATGGCGGAACTTATGGAATATATCGACGTGTGCATTGCAAACGAAGAGGACGCGGAAAAGGTTTTCGGCATTTCGGCGAAAAACACGGACGTTACCGGCGGTAAGCTCGATAAAAAAGGCTATGAAGACGTCGCAAAACAGTTGGCCGACCGATTTCACTTGCGGCAGGTTGCGATCACGCTCCGCACGTCGCTGAGCGCATCGGACAACAAATGGGCAGCCCTTCTCTATGACGGTAAAAATTATTATTACAGCAAAGAATATCTCATCCGCATCGTAGACCGCGTCGGAGGCGGCGACAGTTTCGGCGCAGGACTCATCTACGGAAACGTAAAAGGTTTCGATCCGCAAAAGACGGTCGATTTCGCCGTCGCCGCGAGCTGCTTAAAACAGACGATCGAAGGCGATTTCAATCACATTTCCGTAGGAGAAGCGGAAAAGCTTATGGGCGGAGATGCGTCCGGCAGAGTAAGCCGCTGA
- a CDS encoding sugar kinase has protein sequence MKKIVTLGELLLRLSAPGHERFFQSPNFEATFSGSEANIACELAQLGNRASYVTAVPDNAIGEAALSEVRKYDVDLSTVIRKDGRIGIYFLETGAYRRLSNVVYDRENSCIAEALPSDFDWEAVFADASWFHISGITPAVSENAYRTTIEAIAQAKKRNITVSFDINYRAKLWRYGRRAEDAVKEIVKSADVLITNEGHIRFCLGITVPGYDTSKEGLPDEYFEKISLAVKREYPNIHTVALTRRRTYTSDVNDFSALLHDKNGTFFVSKKYHIENIVDRVGGGDAFAAGLIHGFHHFEDTQYTLDFATAAASFKHTIPGDIAIFRKGELESLVKGETTGSIRR, from the coding sequence ATGAAAAAAATCGTTACGCTCGGAGAATTGCTGCTCAGGCTCAGCGCGCCGGGGCACGAACGCTTTTTCCAGTCGCCGAATTTTGAAGCGACATTCAGCGGGAGTGAAGCGAATATCGCATGCGAACTCGCGCAGCTCGGAAACAGAGCTTCTTACGTAACCGCCGTCCCCGACAACGCAATCGGAGAAGCCGCTCTTTCGGAAGTACGCAAATACGACGTCGATCTTTCCACGGTGATCCGAAAGGACGGCAGAATCGGCATCTATTTTCTCGAAACGGGCGCATACCGGCGTCTGTCGAATGTCGTCTATGACAGGGAAAACAGCTGCATCGCCGAGGCGCTTCCGTCCGATTTCGATTGGGAAGCTGTTTTTGCGGACGCGTCATGGTTTCACATAAGCGGCATCACTCCTGCCGTTTCCGAAAACGCATACCGCACGACGATCGAAGCGATCGCCCAAGCGAAAAAACGGAATATCACCGTTTCATTCGACATCAACTACCGCGCAAAACTGTGGCGCTACGGACGGCGGGCGGAAGATGCTGTAAAAGAAATCGTCAAATCGGCTGACGTTCTCATCACGAATGAAGGGCACATACGCTTTTGTCTCGGCATCACGGTTCCCGGCTACGATACGTCGAAAGAAGGACTGCCCGACGAATATTTTGAAAAGATTTCGCTCGCCGTAAAACGCGAATACCCCAATATTCACACCGTCGCCCTGACCAGGCGCAGAACGTACACTTCGGACGTCAACGATTTTTCGGCGCTCCTGCACGACAAAAACGGAACGTTTTTCGTATCAAAAAAATATCACATCGAAAATATCGTCGATCGCGTCGGAGGGGGAGATGCGTTTGCGGCGGGACTCATACACGGTTTTCATCACTTCGAAGACACGCAGTACACCCTCGACTTCGCGACGGCGGCCGCAAGCTTTAAGCACACGATCCCCGGCGACATCGCGATTTTCCGAAAAGGAGAATTGGAATCTCTCGTCAAAGGTGAAACGACGGGAAGCATCCGGCGCTGA
- a CDS encoding methylglyoxal synthase, with protein MKRKLRIALVAHDNRKADIVDWALNNSEMLSAHKLFCTGTTGTLVRESFIRHGIASDITCMHSGPMGGDAEIAALVVRKEIDFAVFFIDDLNPQPHEADIQMLLRQCRIHNIPIACNRYSADLMITSSLWDDASYVPKDPIYAPFDRKAFEENLKAGK; from the coding sequence ATGAAACGGAAATTACGGATCGCGCTCGTAGCGCACGATAACCGCAAAGCCGACATTGTCGACTGGGCGTTGAACAATTCCGAAATGCTTTCGGCGCACAAACTTTTTTGTACGGGAACGACGGGCACGCTCGTGCGGGAATCGTTTATAAGGCACGGCATCGCAAGCGATATAACGTGTATGCATTCGGGACCGATGGGCGGGGATGCGGAAATCGCGGCGCTCGTCGTTCGAAAGGAAATCGATTTTGCGGTTTTTTTTATAGACGATTTGAATCCGCAGCCGCATGAAGCCGACATTCAAATGCTTTTGCGCCAGTGCAGGATTCACAATATACCGATCGCGTGCAACCGCTACAGCGCCGATCTGATGATTACGAGTTCGCTGTGGGACGATGCGAGCTATGTGCCGAAGGATCCCATCTACGCGCCCTTCGACAGAAAGGCGTTCGAAGAAAATCTCAAAGCAGGCAAGTGA
- the prcB gene encoding dentilisin complex subunit PrcB, with translation MTKYILLIVLSAFFSSACKSIPVKLHTAAAEPSVSVGHLRRASAQSGKNADPYPETVLTEREGCVETSYEILAEGSYGAEFVTAVIENQADLDKLYSLLHGRADDSPKIDFKRKKVIAVCAGRFNTGGYGIRLHSAVYTKDGLETVFAISAPSPSQMVTQAFTTPYLIIGIDTHPSERVSVAVRRLEGVKLGGSSYETEITDRARSAR, from the coding sequence ATGACAAAATATATCCTTTTGATCGTTTTATCGGCTTTTTTTTCGAGTGCGTGCAAATCGATTCCGGTAAAATTGCATACCGCCGCGGCCGAACCGTCCGTATCGGTCGGACATCTCCGGCGTGCATCCGCACAAAGCGGTAAAAACGCCGATCCCTATCCCGAAACCGTTTTGACCGAGCGGGAAGGGTGTGTGGAAACTTCGTACGAAATCCTTGCAGAAGGAAGTTACGGTGCGGAATTCGTCACTGCGGTAATCGAAAATCAAGCCGATTTGGATAAGCTCTATTCGCTTTTGCACGGCCGCGCGGACGACTCTCCGAAAATCGATTTTAAGCGGAAAAAGGTAATCGCCGTATGTGCAGGCCGTTTTAATACCGGCGGTTACGGCATACGATTGCATTCCGCGGTATACACGAAAGACGGTTTGGAAACGGTGTTCGCGATAAGCGCTCCCTCTCCGTCGCAAATGGTAACGCAAGCTTTTACAACGCCTTACCTCATAATCGGCATAGATACACATCCTTCGGAGCGGGTTTCGGTTGCGGTACGCCGACTCGAAGGGGTTAAACTTGGAGGATCATCGTATGAAACGGAAATTACGGATCGCGCTCGTAGCGCACGATAA
- a CDS encoding 5-formyltetrahydrofolate cyclo-ligase — protein MEQSDETELTGKKRIVRQAMRQAIFEFTAEKNRAEAASKKIERILLGSELYAASHTLFIFVSDPSEVETRGIIASALKDKKRVALPRCIDAAGTMEFYYLDAALPFEAQTEIGAYGITEPKTVLEKVDTKDFPHASLFLVPALAFSRDGRRLGKGKGFYDRYIARISYAFPVLAGLCFSCQIISDVPSGVRDARVSHIVCEDGIFPCVPPHDAD, from the coding sequence ATGGAACAATCGGACGAAACGGAACTTACGGGAAAAAAACGCATTGTGCGGCAGGCGATGCGGCAGGCGATTTTTGAATTTACCGCCGAAAAAAATCGCGCGGAAGCGGCGTCGAAAAAAATCGAACGCATTTTACTCGGCTCCGAACTCTACGCGGCTTCACATACCCTTTTTATATTCGTATCCGATCCGAGCGAAGTCGAAACGAGGGGCATCATCGCATCCGCGTTGAAAGATAAAAAGCGGGTTGCGCTCCCGCGCTGTATCGATGCGGCAGGTACGATGGAATTTTATTATCTCGATGCAGCTCTTCCGTTTGAAGCGCAGACGGAAATCGGTGCTTACGGCATTACGGAACCGAAAACCGTTCTCGAAAAAGTCGATACGAAGGACTTTCCGCACGCCTCGCTTTTTCTCGTACCCGCTCTCGCTTTTTCTCGCGACGGCAGGCGGCTCGGAAAGGGAAAGGGATTTTACGACCGCTATATCGCGCGGATTTCCTATGCGTTTCCGGTTTTGGCAGGTCTCTGTTTTTCCTGCCAGATCATAAGCGATGTCCCCTCCGGCGTCCGCGACGCGCGAGTTTCGCATATCGTGTGCGAGGACGGTATCTTTCCGTGCGTGCCGCCGCATGACGCGGATTGA
- a CDS encoding co-chaperone GroES, with product MKIKPLADRVLVKNEKAESKTASGIIIPEAAQEKTQTAKVVAVGPGTEEDKITVKVGERIMYDKYAGTQIKINNEDHLILKMSDIIAVIEDK from the coding sequence ATGAAAATCAAACCTTTAGCGGACAGGGTTCTCGTCAAAAACGAAAAAGCGGAATCGAAAACGGCATCGGGCATCATCATCCCCGAAGCGGCGCAGGAAAAAACGCAGACGGCAAAAGTCGTCGCAGTCGGACCGGGTACCGAAGAAGACAAAATCACCGTAAAAGTCGGCGAACGCATCATGTACGACAAATACGCCGGCACGCAGATAAAGATCAACAACGAAGACCACCTCATCCTCAAAATGAGCGATATCATCGCAGTCATCGAAGACAAATAA
- a CDS encoding DUF6796 family protein — protein sequence MKETMEKTMPAIADEERENRHYRLGLLIGLAAALVTLAGDLLLGAVSLNDGDASRYRLMEYAIRISETRIIVGGFLGVIGIAAECIGFYQIYLLMRKNSPILSRLFQAGMYAYLAWACCGVHLNCSVLMFIFKRVYVLDAAAALAIAKDFQYRFLLPVYVIFMIGFMTMNLSQFIAFFSKKTPYPRYAAFFNIYVGILCTSPITLLPGSSAFENGMLTAEISIGNIWMFLMLLLCRPKRIR from the coding sequence ATGAAAGAAACAATGGAAAAAACAATGCCGGCGATTGCGGACGAGGAAAGAGAAAATCGGCACTATCGATTAGGACTGCTTATCGGTTTGGCGGCAGCCTTGGTCACGCTTGCAGGGGATTTGCTTTTGGGAGCCGTCAGCTTAAACGACGGGGATGCTTCCCGGTATCGGCTGATGGAGTATGCGATACGAATTTCTGAAACCCGAATCATAGTCGGAGGGTTTTTGGGCGTCATAGGCATTGCGGCGGAATGCATCGGATTTTATCAAATCTATCTGCTGATGCGGAAAAACAGCCCGATACTGTCAAGATTGTTTCAGGCGGGAATGTATGCGTATCTGGCATGGGCATGCTGCGGCGTCCATTTGAACTGCAGCGTGCTGATGTTTATCTTTAAGCGGGTATATGTGCTCGATGCCGCCGCCGCTCTTGCCATTGCAAAGGATTTTCAGTATCGTTTTTTATTACCGGTATATGTCATCTTTATGATCGGTTTTATGACGATGAATCTTTCCCAGTTCATTGCATTTTTTTCTAAAAAAACGCCCTATCCCCGCTATGCCGCTTTTTTTAATATTTACGTGGGGATCCTATGTACGTCTCCGATAACCCTTCTGCCGGGGAGTTCCGCCTTTGAAAACGGCATGCTTACCGCAGAGATCAGCATCGGAAATATTTGGATGTTTTTGATGCTCTTGCTTTGCCGGCCGAAGCGCATACGATAG